The proteins below are encoded in one region of Mangifera indica cultivar Alphonso chromosome 7, CATAS_Mindica_2.1, whole genome shotgun sequence:
- the LOC123220388 gene encoding transcription factor bHLH96-like — MALEAVVYQQDFLGIYNGLLGTSNWEYDCGGLEKENEDKVSFNHFLDNQTESNFLHGHFNDMLYQPNSSSDATNNIVNPNGSSSTFQDLPQMDSSATTSLPCTRPKRRRSKSRKNKEEIENQRMTHIAVERNRRKQMNEYLSILRSLMPESYVQRGDQASIIGGAINFVKELEHKLQLLGGQKEMRENSETFSLFAEFFTFPQYSTSDENQSAIADIEVTMVESHANLKIRSKRQPKQLLKVVSWLHTMRLTILHLNVTTVDQIVLYSLSVKVEDDCKLTSVDDIATAVYQLLGRIQEDAMFNSKM, encoded by the exons ATGGCGCTTGAGGCAGTTGTTTATCAGCAAGATTTTTTGGGCATCTACAATGGCTTGTTAGGAACATCTAACTGGGAATATGACTGTGGCGGCctggagaaagaaaatgaagataaagtTTCTTTTAATCACTTTCTTGACAACCAAACAGAGAGTAATTTTCTTCACGGCCATTTCAACGACATGTTGTACCAGCCGAATTCATCCTCAGATGCCACTAATAATATCGTTAATCCTAATGGTTCATCTTCAACCTTTCAAGACCTTCCTCAAATGGACTCTTCGGCAACCACAAGCTTGCCTTGTACTAGGCCTAAACGCCGGCGGTCAAAGAGCCGGAAGAACAAAGAAGAGATTGAGAATCAAAGAATGACTCACATTGCTGTGGAGCGCAATAGGAGAAAACAAATGAATGAGTATCTTTCTATTCTTCGCTCTTTAATGCCTGAATCTTATGTCCAAAGG GGTGATCAAGCGTCGATTATTGGGGGTGCTATAAATTTTGTGAAGGAGCTAGAGCATAAGCTACAGCTACTTGGTGGCCAGAAAGAAATGAGGGAAAATTCTGAAACTTTTTCACTTTTTGCTGAATTCTTCACATTTCCACAGTACTCAACAAGTGATGAGAATCAATCTGCCATAGCTGACATCGAAGTCACCATGGTTGAGAGTCATGCAAACCTCAAAATAAGATCTAAAAGGCAACCGAAACAGCTCCTGAAAGTGGTTTCTTGGCTGCATACTATGCGCCTCACAATCTTGCACCTTAATGTAACAACAGTTGATCAAATTGTTCTCTATTCTCTTAGTGTCAAG GTAGAAGATGACTGCAAGCTGACTTCAGTGGATGACATTGCCACAGCTGTGTATCAGTTGCTAGGTAGGATTCAAGAAGATGCTATGTTTAATTCAAAGATGTGA